The Streptosporangiales bacterium genome includes a window with the following:
- a CDS encoding acyl-CoA dehydrogenase, protein MEVTTDAVQLLGGYGYVKDYPVERMMRDAKITQIYEGTNQIQRMVIARQLLK, encoded by the coding sequence ATGGAGGTAACGACCGACGCCGTCCAACTGCTCGGCGGCTACGGCTACGTCAAGGACTACCCCGTCGAGCGCATGATGCGCGACGCCAAGATCACCCAGATATACGAGGGCACCAACCAGATCCAGCGCATGGTCATCGCCAGACAGCTGCTCAAGTGA
- a CDS encoding ArsR family transcriptional regulator codes for MAVLAHAQDADFKFLRDHLQISDSDLSKQMSILVEAGYVSVTKRGRGRASVTTFRITKSGRAAYDAHRQALEKLLAGPNTEAG; via the coding sequence ATGGCGGTCTTGGCGCACGCACAGGACGCAGACTTCAAGTTCCTCCGCGACCACCTACAGATCAGTGACTCTGATCTGTCCAAGCAGATGAGCATCCTCGTCGAGGCCGGGTACGTGTCCGTGACAAAGCGGGGTCGCGGTCGGGCCAGCGTCACGACCTTCCGCATCACGAAGTCAGGTCGGGCCGCGTACGATGCTCATCGTCAGGCCCTCGAAAAGCTCCTGGCCGGGCCGAACACCGAGGCAGGCTGA